In Archocentrus centrarchus isolate MPI-CPG fArcCen1 chromosome 1, fArcCen1, whole genome shotgun sequence, the following proteins share a genomic window:
- the LOC115786496 gene encoding zinc finger protein 287-like, with protein sequence MKPQLFGTKERPCVKQNSGADAALSFQEELVAALHGAFEVAVEIAVREVKKLVAGQATSDINEELRRENESLKQRLQRAEAKLDSARTEENYGSPLTTNQLFSAIKYTDKSPHPNCNQIISVHSCTGVRGDTKPVGHSGAHQPPDIQDKHVGRPGDQRSRSDNSVSDAASDPEKEQNNGCTKEVTEEISQVCMVKIESMNPVCQDQGAQQCISPPLPSILGKSTLEQVTVKQERPEEETHGSSCCLDSFKMEDFSLECMSGVQSKMLEEWKPEVPNIQSQDSNTQLSSTGRDQARSQNPTSTLPPPADLPSLPAEFPNIFQLSEPAPVSEAPPQVYGVHVRTSHKLNHPIATLYTCKSCGQTFHLPSLLRRHTGQCQLRFQQRCQQPVAGSKRTRLQLYPPGCSPFRCTVCNREFNRMENLKTHLRIHTGERPYTCSVCSKCFRHSGALTRHFRIHTGEKPYICGQCGKSFRNCGGLKFHQRSHSKQLQ encoded by the exons ATGAAGCCGCAGCTGTTTGGGACCAAAGAGCGACCGTGCGTAAAACAAAATTCCGGAGCGGATGCTGCGCTGTCTTTTCAAGAGGAgcttgttgcagccctacaCGGAGCATTTGAAGTCGCTGTGGAGATCGCGGTTCGAGAGGTGAAAAAGCTTGTAGCAGGTCAGGCGACAAGTGACATCAATGAAGAGCTGCGACGAGAAAACGAGTCCCTCAAGCAGAGGCTACAGCGAGCCGAAGCTAAGCTGGACTCTGCGCGCACAGAGGAAAACTATGGAAGCCCCCTTACTACAAATCAGCTCTTCAGTGCCATAaagtacacagataaatcgCCACACCCTAATTGCAATCAAATAATCAGCGTGCATAGCTGCACAGGGGTCAGAGGTGACACTAAGCCTGTGGGTCACAGCGGTGCACATCAGCCCCCTGACATCCAGGATAAACACGTGGGCAGACCTGGAGATCAGAGATCACGCAGTGATAACAGTGTCAGTGACGCAGCTTCAGATCcagaaaaagagcaaaacaatGGCTGCACCAAAG AGGTCACTGAAGAGATTTCTCAGGTGTGTATGGTGAAGATTGAAAGCATGAACCCAGTATGTCAAGACCAAGGAGCTCAACAATGCATCTCACCTCCACTTCCCAGTATTCTTGGCAAATCCACTTTAGAGCAGGTTACTGTAAAACAGGAGAGACCAGAAGAGGAGACACATGGTTCCTCTTGCTGTTTggattcatttaaaatggaagATTTTAGCCTGGAGTGTATGTCTGGAGTCCAGTCCAAAATGTTGGAGGAGTGGAAACCAGAAGTGCCGAATATTCAGAGCCAAGATTCAAACACTCAGCTTTCCAGCACCGGGCGCGATCAGG CTCGTTCTCAAAACCCAACCTCCACCCTTCCACCACCTGCAGATCTTCCATCCCTCCCCGCAGAATTCCCTAACATCTTTCAGCTGTCTGAACCAGCTCCTGTGTCAGAGGCCCCTCCACAGGTTTATGGAGTCCATGTGCGAACCAGCCATAAACTCAACCACCCCATAGCTACCCTCTACACCTGTAAGTCCTGCGGTCAGACTTTCCATCTGCCCAGCTTGCTGCGACGGCACACTGGCCAGTGCCAGCTAAGGTTCCAGCAACGGTGTCAGCAACCTGTAGCAGGAAGCAAGAGGACCAGGTTGCAGCTTTACCCACCGGGCTGCAGCCCCTTCCGCTGCACAGTGTGCAACCGAGAGTTTAATCGCATGGAGAACCTCAAGACCCACCTTCGCATCCATACAGGAGAGAGGCCATATACCTGCTCAGTCTGCTCCAAGTGTTTCCGTCATTCTGGCGCTTTAACCAGACACTTCCGCATCCACACCGGAGAGAAGCCTTACATTTGCGGACAGTGTGGGAAGTCTTTCAGAAACTGTGGTGGGCTCAAATTCCACCAGCGCTCTCATAGCAAGCAGCTACAGTAG
- the pi4k2a gene encoding phosphatidylinositol 4-kinase type 2-alpha has protein sequence MDETSPLVSPLRDSGDFTYCPTEPTSPRGAFGGTPGSVVRIPAGSPGRNRERQPLLDRDRGNTPREAHRNEFPEDPEFREIIRKAERAIEEGIYPERIYQGSSGSYFVKDSQGKIIGVFKPKNEEPYGQLNPKWTKWLQKLCCPCCFGRDCLVLNQGYLSEAGASLVDQKLELNIVPRTKVVYLASETFNYSAIDRVKSRGKRLALEKVPKVGQRFHRIGLPPKVGSFQLFVDGYKDADFWLRRFEAEPLPENTNRQLQLQFERLVVLDYIIRNTDRGNDNWLLKYDCPMDPVGNRDTDWVVVKDPIIKLAAIDNGLAFPLKHPDSWRAYPFYWAWLPQAKVPFSQEIRELVLPKLNDPNFIKDLEEDLYELFKKDPGFDRGQFHRQLAVMRGQILNLCQALKDGKTPLQLVQMPPVIVETARAPQRANSESYTQSFQSRRPFFTWW, from the exons ATGGACGAGACGAGTCCACTTGTCTCACCGCTCCGGGACTCGGGTGATTTCACTTACTGCCCCACAGAGCCCACCAGCCCCCGGGGTGCGTTTGGAGGCACACCGGGTTCCGTGGTGCGCATCCCGGCCGGCAGTCCGGGACGCAATCGGGAGAGACAGCCGCTTCTGGACCGGGACCGTGGAAACACGCCGCGGGAGGCACACAGGAATGAATTCCCAGAAGATCCCGAGTTCAGGGAGATCATCCGAAAGGCCGAACGAGCCATAGAGGAGGGGATCTACCCCGAGAGGATCTATCAGGGTTCCAGTGGAAGCTACTTTGTCAAAGATTCACAGGGG AAGATCATTGGTGTCTTCAAACCTAAAAATGAAGAACCCTACGGGCAGCTGAATCCCAAGTGGACCAAGTGGCTCCAGAAACTGTGTTGTCCCTGCTGTTTTGGCCGTGACTGTTTGGTCCTGAACCAGGGTTACCTCTCAGAGGCTGGAGCCAGTCTGGTTGATCAGAAACTGGAGCTCAATATTGTTCCTAGGACCAAG GTGGTGTATTTGGCCAGTGAAACATTCAACTACAGTGCCATAGATAGGGTCAAATCTCGAGGAAAAAGGCTAGCTCTGGAGAAGGTGCCTAAAGTGGGCCAGCGCTTCCACAGGATTGGATTGCCACCTAAG GTTGGTTCTTTTCAGCTCTTTGTTGATGGATACAAGGATGCAGATTTCTGGCTGCGAAGGTTTGAAGCAGAGCCTTTGCCCGAAAACACCAACCGgcagctccagctgcagtttgagCGGCTTGTAGTTCTCGATTACATTATCAGGAACACAG ACCGGGGAAATGACAACTGGTTGCTAAAGTACGACTGTCCCATGGACCCTGTTGGAAATCGG GACACAGACTGGGTTGTAGTAAAGGATCCTATCATCAAGTTGGCAGCCATAGACAACGGCCTTGCATTCCCCCTGAAACACCCTGACTCCTGGAGAGCTT ACCCCTTCTACTGGGCATGGCTTCCCCAGGCCAAAGTTCCTTTCTCCCAGGAAATCAGAGAGCTAGTCCTACCTAAACTCAATGACCCAAATTTCATCAAAGACCTAGAAGAGGACCTCTATGAACTCTTTAAG AAAGATCCCGGTTTCGACAGGGGACAGTTTCACAGACAATTAGCTGTTATGAGGGGGCAG ATCCTGAACCTGTGCCAAGCCCTGAAAGATGGTAAAACACCCCTCCAGTTGGTCCAGATGCCTCCAGTAATCGTTGAAACAGCCAGAGCACCTCAGAGAGCAAACAGTGAGTCTTACACACAGAGTTTCCAGAGCAGGAGACCCTTCTTCACCTGGTGGTAG
- the pgam1b gene encoding phosphoglycerate mutase 1b yields MAAYKLVLIRHGESCWNQENRFCGWFDADLSETGEQEAKRGGQALSDAGYEFDICYTSVLKRAIRTLWFVLDSIDQMWLPVHRTWRLNERHYGGLTGLNKAETAAKHGEAQVKIWRRSFDIPPPPMDEGHDYYQTISKDRRYADLTEDQLPSCESLKDTIARALPFWNEEIVPQIKEGKRVLIAAHGNSLRGIVKHLEGMSEEAIMELNLPTGIPIVYELDKNLKPIGPMKFLGDDETVKKAMEAVAAQGKAKK; encoded by the exons ATGGCCGCATACAAGCTTGTGCTGATCCGCCATGGAGAGAGCTGCTGGAACCAGGAGAACCGCTTCTGCGGCTGGTTCGACGCAGACCTGAGTGAGACCGGAGAGCAGGAGGCAAAAAGAGGAGGACAGGCCCTGAGCG atgCTGGTTATGAATTTGACATTTGCTACACCTCTGTCCTAAAGAGGGCCATCCGCACCCTGTGGTTTGTCCTGGACAGCATCGACCAGATGTGGCTGCCTGTCCACCGGACCTGGCGCCTCAATGAACGCCACTATGGTGGCCTGACTGGGCTGAACAAGGCTGAAACAGCAGCCAAACATGGGGAAGCCCAGGTCAAGATCTGGAGGCGTTCCTTTGATATTCCTCCTCCACCTATGGATGAGGGACATGACTACTATCAGACCATAAGCAAG GACCGGCGTTATGCTGACCTGACGGAGGACCAGCTCCCCAGCTGTGAGAGTCTTAAGGATACTATTGCCCGGGCACTTCCTTTCTGGAATGAAGAGATAGTTCCACAGATCAAGGAGGGAAAGAGGGTGCTGATTGCTGCCCATGGCAACAGTCTCCGGGGCATTGTCAAGCATCTGGAGG GTATGTCAGAGGAAGCCATCATGGAGCTGAACCTGCCCACAGGTATCCCCATTGTGTATGAGTTGGACAAGAACCTGAAGCCTATTGGACCCATGAAGTTCCTGGGAGATGATGAGACTGTAAAGAAGGCCATGGAAGCTGTGGCTGCTCAGGGCAAAGCCAAAAAATAG